AGCGCTGATGGCGCATGCCAAGTGGGTCTCGCTGGTGTTCATGCGGGCTACCGAGCTTGACGACCGGTCCGGTCTTCTGGAAGGTACCGGCAAGGCGCTGCGCCACGTGAAGTTGAGGTCGCTCGAGGAGCTGGAGGCGTGCCGGGCCGCACTGTGCGACTTGGTAGCTCAGGCGAGGCGGCTGAACGCCGGCTGAGGGGCCGCGACCGGCTTAGCGATCCCGCCGGGCGAACCAATGACCCGACAACCACAGCAGCAGGGCCGAGACCAGGAGCGTGGCCGCGATGCCAAGCCCGAAACCGCCGTTGGGAACGGTGTCCACCACGAGCTTCCCGATCGGTCCGACGAGCACCGGAACGCCGAGCGCCTGCAGGAGTCCCACGCGGAGGAGTTCGGCAGG
This sequence is a window from Trueperaceae bacterium. Protein-coding genes within it:
- a CDS encoding DUF1801 domain-containing protein, whose protein sequence is ALMAHAKWVSLVFMRATELDDRSGLLEGTGKALRHVKLRSLEELEACRAALCDLVAQARRLNAG